In Cryptomeria japonica unplaced genomic scaffold, Sugi_1.0 HiC_scaffold_66, whole genome shotgun sequence, the sequence cttttcacttccatatcttctacctttcatccCCTTTTTCCACTAtcccttcttgagtctgtgtagcctgctatcatatgaccaagtataatgacacaccaaaaagatcttcttaTCATATAGTTTTATTCTGCATCattacatgttagcacataatacacatgcatttagaaatcatgatagcatcaCATCCTACATACACTATTGAATTGGGGTACTAAGGTGTTCTTGTGGTTTTATGTAATAGTGTTTTTTACAATATGTATGTACTAAGTATTTATGTTTTattcatttgaaatatattttttaaattaaagcaTGTATTTTGAGAGGATGCACATATCACTTGTAGCACAATTAGGTGACTCCCACAAGTACTATGGTACTTGGCATGGACTATAAAAAGAATCTTTCTTTCATTCTTCTTTATTTCTAGCTAAGATATTAGAtgcttcttctcctattattatcattaatataattataCGATTATTCataatttttctaaaaatataaattaataaaaatattgatggaactatcttgttgaaagaaagtaaaatcaTTTCTTTAACAAGAATACACATTCCTAATTGTACACGATCTATATGTTTTGTCACATAAAATTCAATAGTGAAAATTGTGTCTTCTATTGGGTAAGCTTCTTACTAGAAAATTCTCACACTAGAtatcatataattttattaaaaaagttATTCATTTATTTCTCAACCCTTCACTTTGTATAAAAGATGGAATAATCACTTAACCTTGTACAAGATAATCTACTATAGAGGAACAAATAGTTATTGTAAAAGATGGTGTAcatacactccaatattttcacaaTCAATCTATAACTTTACTATATGTTTACATAGGATTTCATCATTTATATATGACTGACAAATGTGGATTACTAGTTTAACATTGTTGAACACACTATAAGACTAAGAGGGGTGGTAAAGCAATCTAGATCAATTATTTTCAGATCTATACAACAATTAATCTGATACTGCAATTGCTAAACATAAAACCATAAAGCACATTTAGCACATGAACATTAGATACATGGAAAACTCTATAAGCGAAACAACATATTGAGAATCAcactcaaaatataataaaactaaTTAAAAGGATTTAGGCTCATTACCCAGGAACAATATGCACCTAAAGGACTTGAAATGCTAACGCACGCAAACTTAGGGAAAAATGCAAAGAGAATTAGAAAATGCAAATTCATAGCTCTGAGAACCTCATTCTTTGCGAGTGCCATATCCAGAACTAAATTGAAAGGCCATCCATAAATTTCTAGGAACCATGTTGTTGAAGAGTAGATTCAATTCCAGCGCTAGGTGCGGGGTGTTGGAGTGAAAGATTGAGTTTGTCAAGTTTCAACGATAAATTGATATGCATATTATTCTTTCAGATAGGAGAGATAGGGAAACTCAAGCTAGTCTTCATTAGGATTGATTCTTCTGAAAACTCCATAAAATTGATAGCAGCAACATCTGCAACATCGCGTTATAGATTGGTGTGAAGCGGGCCAGTGGTCTGTACACAATGCAATCAGACCTTCGTGGAAGGAACAGTAAATTTCCTTGAAAAAAGACTAACCCAAAATTAATTTGGCTTCTGATAGGAGGAAAAACTAATGGGCATTCCCACCATATATATATAGTCTATGggctaataaaaatttcatcaataTTTAAATGGGTAATGTGAAAAAAAGGAATTCATATGCAAtatcttattaaaattttgaagttcaaatattttaattctaattaaacaGGTAATGTTATTCTCTTAAGATTACATAGTTCTAATCAAAAATCATTCTACATTATTCACAACAataatatgcatacatacatacatacatatttgaaAAGAAGATATTTGTATTTGAAAAAAATACAAACGTTTTAATTTCTAATAAAACAAGTACATAGTTTATGAGTATATTGACATAAAAATAAGGGGATGGCTTTATGTTTCCTAACAAGTCATTTGAAACAAACTTaacaaaaacaaatttacacaACTATAGACATCACTTAAACCATAATGCTAAAATTAGACTACACATCCATAAATACATAAAATTTAGTATTAAACGATGCATAATACAATATGTATGCAACTATGTGAGTGTGTGTTCATCTAGTTTCCATCATGCTAATTATTGCAAGGTGGGTAGGAAACTTCTACCACACCCAAGTTCTTTTCTTGGACATGTTCTTGCATCATTCCCACTAAGATTAAATGATCAATAGGTTAGTCCACAAAACTATAGTTGAAGAATATTTCATCATAATTTCCATTTTAATGCCATGCATTTAAAAATAACATCTAATGTAAAAATCATTTATCCATAATAAATgtgggattttgccaagatcaaaagctcaatgaaaagtacaaaatagagagaggaAATATTGATAGGATTAagctatattctatcaagatgaaaatactgatcaactggatcatcaagttaCATATAATATAGATGGGCCttattataaaggcaaggctaggagacaagagagcacacaatgatgtcATGTGTCTCAGTGAGATGCAAGGGTacgtaggggtaggtaggagaaatagtaaaatattccacatgaggtggatcacccactaaaggtggaattatcactccacaataagtggatatgataagtagaaacaagatcacaccataaaaggtggaaattctcctacatacacactctcaaTGTAGAAAATCTCCctaggtgtctcatatgcaaactactatgatatgcatgtacctaagtaaacttaagtaaagtgtaattatatccaagatgtatgtatgattgcccatcaaaattctACAGCGTGTGGAAAGGCTCATATGAAGAGgccatagactgcaaagatgccatatgatgagaatcccctaaatctagaagtcatatccttgaatcatgacttgtaataACACAAAGAGtttttccctttcctttatctgtcccaaaggagtgattctttcctttatccttttccttggaagaagaagccaaagtagacattctagaaggtaaattgattttgttctcctcaagaatatgtttcaattcatcaatatcattcttgtaacaatgttgttcatcatgtcctaacttcttgcaatatgcacaaaaaatattgtccttagatttcctcttaggtgaggatgtagaatcaccttgttgtggagaggaagattgtgctccatcttgttgtactttagacttaggttgctttgattcttgccttttccttgatttctttgattccctctattagccaccaatgcttgcgactttgaaaatttgagaatccccatcttggtcaacttagaatGGTCAAGTATTAATATCTTTGTGAATGCATcaaagggagaagtgtatgaggaactttGAGCTAACCTCTatgtgtgaaagctagatacaaaggctgcatactctgatgaAAAAAaagtccaacaagttataaatcaattgagaatccttcttgtcaataccacaatcctttagattttctcttagatcattttcttttgtgacataatcttggattgtatcaaaatccttaggaAAAAAACTACAAACTAATgggatattatgaaagtagatgaaaaattatgcactttaaaaaatatGGCACCTAAAAagaaggtcgtatgaccccaaacgaagcctctgaagttacaAAATTGGGGATTACACAGGTACagtcatcaaaatttgaaaattctgaaaaatatatcCATTAAAATAAGAAACTTCCTCTaccactgtgaagagcacaaaattctagcccatttcaaaataaaatgcaccaaaaaaggagccaaaatgagaaagttatagccatttgaagttgaactgcaaatgCAAGGGGTAGAATTTTTTTCCAAAATGTTGATGTAATGCTGACATCAAAATTTCAATGTGTTAAATTTGACAGCCGTCTTCCCGTCAAAATGGTCTCCGCACCCCTTGTCCAGGTTGCACAGATGATGACATCGGCAATACGAAAGATGATGCATGGCTTACTGACTGAGCTGTATGGAATTCGACGTGGCGTGCCTAGTTGAATAGGCAAAAAATTTTCCTTCACCAAAAATGGCCGAGTTTATACTGAAAATTTATGCAAATGGTCTCTCGAActcaaccatgatgtccaaatTGTTGTAGGACGCCCCCAAAAATGTAGattcccaaatccaaaaattgaagcctccaaaatatcTCAAAAAGACTAATCAGTGAAGCCCTCTAGGCTCTGATAACATGTGAGATTTTTTGAAGATCAAGagatcaatgaaaagtacaaaatattgataggaataaaatctatcaagatgaaaatactgaacaactagatcatcaagttacatacaatatagatgagcctTCTTACAGAGGCAAGGCtaggagacaagagagcacacaatgatgtcatgtggctcaatgagatgcaagggtaggtaggataaatagtaaaatattttacatgaggtggatcacccactgaaggtggaattatcactccacaataagtggatatgataattaaaaacaagatcacaccataaaaggtggaaattctcctatgtacacactcccaatgtagcacatctccctacgTGTCTCATAtaaaaactactatgatatgcatgtacctaagtaaacttaagtaaagtgtaattatatccaaatgaataaataattacaccaacaataaaaAAAACATAAGACATTTATCCATAGTCTCAACCACTTTATTGTATTAATAATGCACTGAGCAAAAAGAATAagatgtgacatccttccccactaggaagaTACATCATCCAAAACTTATTATAAAAATACTAAAACAATAAATATAGTAGACCAATGCAAATGTCAAAGTATCACACTAAGCAAAACAAAGTACCATAATTTAAGTTCTCAAATGAGGATAAGAACAATATATATTCTCTATATTCTCCCATGTGTCACTATCCACAAATACTTTATCCCATTAGACCTTATATTGAATAATAATCTATTACACAACTTAACATCATTCCAATCTAGAATTTGAATGGGCTCTGCCAGCACCACTCTTGGATACCAAATCTATAAAGCATGCCAATCAAGTATATGAGTAGCATCAAGATGATGTTTCTTAAGCATAGATGCATGAAATATATTATGGATATGATTAAAGATCATTATATTAGATAAAGTCTATATGTAGCTACAGTCATTACTTCTGACACATCAAATAGACCTACAAATCTAGGTGCTAGTTTGGCTAATTTTTCCAATGATATAGAAATCTTATGAGGTTTAACCCTCAAAAAGACTTTGTTTTGAAAGTCCTATTCTTACGTGCATAGCTCTTCTATTTTTTTTCTACCTTCTTTAACCACCCCTTGGTCAATCTCATTTCATCATGCATCTCCTAAGAATATTTGAACCAATTCCAATCTTGTATTCAACTAGATATCCAAAATGATATGTGTACAATACTTTCATCCATAAAGAGCTTTAAATGGTGTCATACCAAAGATGCATGATAGGAGTTATTATATGCAAAATCTTCCAATGGAAGATACTCCTCCAACCTAGACTATTAATCCATGAAATACATCCTAAGCAGGTCTTCGACTACTTGCTTCACTATCTTTGTTTGTCAAACTAAAATTCAATATTGTCCcaaatatttcattcaatattttccaaaaTCTAGAAATTATATGAGTATCTCATTTTGATATGATCATCTCAAGTACTCAATTCAAATGCAATATCTCTCAGAAAAACTTCTTAGCTGAAGTAAACAATCCATACTTAAAAATCCTTTGGGTGAAGTACGCTACCTTGGTCAACTTATCCACAATTACCAAAATGACATCATGTTTATTCTTTGATATAGGCAACCCTTaaataaaatccatgctaataacttgtcatttatattcaagtatgtcatgTGACTATACAAACCTACTAGGTGTACATGCTTAGTCTTGGCTTGTTTGTAGtccaatcatcaagctacaaattcaatctcatccttctcaaTTCTTGGCTAAAAATATACAGATCTCAATTTTCCTACCATCTTGGCTAGTCCTAGGCACCTTGAATAAGGTGTGTTGTGGATCTCCTCTAACATCAACCTCCTCGAATCCCTAAGTTTAGAATGTACATTCTCCCTTGGTAGCTTAATAATCTATCTAACTAAAAAAAATATCTATTAAATCGATGGTCCAAGgggtttttctctacatctttctccatcatggaaTAATCTCTTTGAAGATTATGAACCACTTTCTTGAATTAGACCTTTTAGTAATAATGGCTGCTAGATGCATTCTTCTACTAAGAGAATCTATTTCTCTATGTTTCATCTCCTTGTAGCAATCATGTTTGCACtccaatcatcaagctacaaattcaatctcatccCTCTCGAGTCTTGGCTAAAAATATAAAGATCTCAATTTTCCTACCATGGTGTGTTGTGGATCTCCTCTAACATCAACTTCCTCAAATTCCTAAGTTTAGAATGTACATTCTCCCTTGGTATCTTAATAATAAAATCTAACTAAAACAAATATCTATTAAATCGATGATCCAAGgggtttttctctacatctttctccatTGTGGAATAATCTCTTTGAAGACTACAAACCACTTTCTCAAATTATAGCTTGTAGTAATCATGGCTGctagatgccttcttctactaagagCATCTATTTCTCTATGTTTCATCTCCTTAATGTATTCAATCCTAAATTTATATTCAGTAAGAAACTATATCTATCTATTTTTGTGAGCATTGAGATTGGGTTGAGTAAATATATATTTAAGGCCTAGGTCGTCCATCTTCAATTCAAAAGGCTTACCCAAAATATAGTGCCTCCACATCTAAAGCACATGAATTATGGCTACTAACTCTAGGTCATGGGATGCATAGTTCACCTTATATTATTTCAACTTCCTAGAATAATAGGCAACAACTTGCCCATTCTGCATTAGCACTCCTCCTACACCTTATCCTTATGCATTTTGTTATCACCATGAATTACCCATTTGGATTATGTACAATCAATATAGGATTTGAAATGAGCTTCTTCAAAAATTGGAAAGCTTGGTCACACTTCTCATTCCACTCAAACCTTTTCCCTTTCTATGGAGTGAAGTGATTGGTGCTACAATTTTAGAAAATCCTTATACAAACTTCTTGTAGTATCTTGCAAGTCCCATGAAGCTCTAGATTTTAGTTACATTATATGGTGTAGGCAAACCCACGATTGCTTTTATTTTCTCTAGATCAACTACAATCTCTCCCATTGAAATCATAAGGTGTAGATAATTCACCTTGTCCTTGTAGAAAGTACACTTGAATAGCTTACCAAAGATCTTATTCTCCCTTAGGAATTGTAAAACTATCCTCAATCTCTTGATGCAATGTTCAATAGATTCATGAAAGTTGTAGCATTATTTGACTCGAATGACACTAATGTGAAATCGTAGTAGCCATAATAAGTCCTAAAAGCTATCTTTTAAatatcctcttccttaatcctCAATTTGTGGTAGCCATATCTAAGGGACCTATCTTAGATAATATTATAGATCCTCTCATCTGATCAAAGAGATCATTAATCCTTCATAGGGGATACCCATTCTTGACTTTTACTTTGTTCAACATCCCATAGTCAATACACAAGCACAAGGTCCCATTATTTTTCTTCACAAAAATGAGCAGTCCACTGCATGGAGATAGACTAGGTCTAATAATCCCTTGGTTCAAAAACTCCTGCAACTATGACTTCAATTCATACACCATAATGCATTTCACCCAATAAACCTCTCTTGTATGATGAGGGTGgattttataaaaaatgataatgtggtTGCTTAAACCATTAGCACGACATTGTAGTGACGGCAATTGATTACTAGTAATGGTTCCCTAAAGAATCTATTTATAAAGATGTAGGATTGTTGATCAGTAATGGAGATCTAATAAGATATCAAAAATCAAGATCGAGTTGTTAAAGTGATTATGAGGTAAATGGTGGAGGATAATTAGTATTTTTAAATGATTTTGAGGGATGGTTATAAAATGGTTACGAAATGAGTGGAGaggaataaaataattttttaattcttttatatttatttttggtgCTTATGTGGGGACTTTTAGTCAATTTTATTTGTTGGATTTTTTGTGGATGGGACATTAAATAGGAATTGGGACTCCAAAATTTGTGTTAAGACATAGGGAAATGGATTAGAACTTAAGGAAAATTAGGAATAATTTGTATAATAGGATGAAGACATAACAATGAATTACTTACATTTAGGAAATAATCAATATTAAATTAATTGATAGCTATCTATTGTGATATTTATTGTGTAATATCTTTGAAAAACATCAATAATGCATGGAAATATCTTCAAGGTTGTTTCGCTCTTATTAGATCAACAGTTTATTTTTAAAGTGACACACCCATAAAATTCTTGAAAACTAGTAATATCATGTAAATGTATTATCAAATGACTCAAGCACAAATATTTATGTCCATAGTAACAATACACTATATAAAATGACTATAGAAAATAGAAATGTACAAAATATTATTACTAATTATCCCTCATCCTCCATACATTTCATTAGAAAAACATATGTCaatataattaactaaatttaaCATGCATTGTCAAGCCTTTAGAAATTCGCGTAACTTTAGGATATTGAAAATCAGAGATCAGTGCTTTGAATACAAATAAATAGATTTTGATGATGCACAAAATGTCAAGCCTGAGATAACAGAAATCTAATTGTTGATGACCATTCGAATTTTAAAAGACTCGGGCTCTCATAGGATAGTCCGGTCGTGGCTTCTTTGCTTCTACCATAGCACGTGGAGTTCTCTTCTCCGTATAAACAACTAAACTCCTCCTTCAATACTCAATGTATCCATCTATCCGAAACATACTGGAAAAAATCAGCTTTGAGCGGtctatattattaaaattaattgtgaaatatttttttttatcaatgtttgGAATAATATTCTGTCTCATTATCAGAATATACTGTACTGAGTCAGAATTCTTATCCATGATCTATTGTCGGAATGTAGAAAGTCAAGATTTATACTATATGTTCCAAAACGTTGATGACTCTTCGCATCTTGATTGAAAATATTTACACAGTAAAATCTAAAATCTTTCAAAGAAAAGTTTGAATGTGACCAGGGTTGCCGTAACATACATCGCTTCTCAACCTAGGATTAGGCTTCCTTGGTAACAGTTCATATTCATTCAATCCAGGCTGTATAATGCCAACAGTTTCAGATCTTGCGCTTCTTGTAGATGTTCTGGTCGCATCTTCATATAAAACCTAGACAAATTAAAAAAAGACAAATTGGGAAAAGAAAAACTATAAAAGGACAAGAGGGCTTTCGTGTGATATACGGCTCTTAAAGTCGGgtctttgcttctttgcttccttcttacCTTCGTAGGAGGTGGAGCTCTCTATATAAGTGACATACCCCTCCTTGTATCTTCATTCAGTCTTTGCTGTATGCGATATAGATACTACTTATAATGGCAAAAGTATCAGATCTTGCGCTTCTTCTTGTGGCTGGAATGGCCATATCTCTTTACATTCAAGGTAAGCTGTCATAGTAACATAATGCGTGTTGTATGAGGTTGAATAGTATAAACATTTCCAAGGCTAACAATAATAGTATGTGTGTATTATTTGTCACAGAGGCGAGAGCAGTTAAGTTTGATATAAAGAACCAGTGCGGGTACACAGTGTGGGCGGCGGGATTACCCGGAGGAGGGCAGCAGCTGACCCAGGGTCAGACATGGACGGTTAATTTGGCGGCGGGGACACAGTCGGCAAGATTCTGGGGTCGAACCGGCTGCTCTTTCGATGCGAGCGGCAAAGGAACCTGTCAAACCGGTGACTGCGGCGGCCAACTGAGCTGCACAGTCTCGGGAGCTGTTCCCGCCACGCTGGCCGAGTACACTCAGAGCGACCAGGACTATTACGACGTGTCGCTAGTGGACGGCTTcaatattcctctttccatcaacccTACCAATGCACAGTGCACTGCCCCTGCATGCAAAGCCGACGTGAACGCTGTGTGCCCTGCTGAATTGAAGGTTGCCGGCGGATGCAAGAGTGCCTGCGTTGCCTTTCAAACAGACCAGTATTGCTGCACTGGCAGCTATACCAACAGCTGTCCTGCGACAAACTACTCAATGATATTCAAGCAGCAGTGCCCTCAGGCCTACAGTTATGCCAAGGACGATACGGCCACATTCGCTTGCCCCTCCGGTACAGACTACACTATTGTATTCTGTCCCTAGATATATATAGGATTATGTTTGTGTGTGGACTAATATATTAATAAGTGTTGTCATCTTCGTATTGACACTGTGGTGTAGCCGCGTAGGCCGTTGCAACGCTCACCACTTATTATCAATAAAACATTGCTGTCATTTTACCAGTAATGAGAGAAGCGTAATTCACACGCAATACACTGTTCCGAgagaatattaaaaataaatatatactttgatattttattttctttatatttaaaaattaggtgtcatatattttcttaaAGACTTGTTTCATAGCTAAGATATGAGATGCTTCTCCTCCTATTGTCATTAAGACAGGTTACGCCTATTACTATAATCATATGATTATTTATAAAAATTTtaacatataaattaataaaaatattggtAAAACTATTTTGTTGAAAGAACGTAAAGTTATTTGTTTAAATGGAATATACATTCTTAATtgtatatctttgtatattttttGTCACATAAAATTCAATAATGATAATTGTGTCTTCTATTGGATAGGGTTCTTAACGTTATACAAGATAATCTACTATAGAGGATAAAATAGTTATTGTAAAAAATGGTGTACATGCACTCCAATATTTTCACAATCAATTTGTACCTTATACTAGATGTTTAGATAGGAGTTCCTCAATTGTAAattattcaaaaaggaaggttgctAGTCTAACACATCTATGTGCAAGGAGCATCATTTGTATTTATTTTGGAGTTAAAAAGTGAATAATAATATTTACGCATTTTATGGGTACAAAAGAAACAATTATTTATATGCATTTTATGGCTGCATAATGAAAATATAATGTATGTCCATTTTGTTGGTACAAAATAGATTACTAATGTTAGAATATTACCGATGCAAAATAGAACTATGTTCATGCATTTCTGAGCATATAGTGAAATAGTTGTGAGTATGAATCTTGTTTGCACAAGAAAATGATCATTGTATGAATTTTGAGTGTATAACAAGATTTCCTTGCATGTGTTTGTCCAGGGTTATAAAAGAGATTGAATTGGAGTACTAAGGTGTTGTGGTTT encodes:
- the LOC131045887 gene encoding pathogenesis-related thaumatin-like protein 3.8, whose product is MAKVSDLALLLVAGMAISLYIQEARAVKFDIKNQCGYTVWAAGLPGGGQQLTQGQTWTVNLAAGTQSARFWGRTGCSFDASGKGTCQTGDCGGQLSCTVSGAVPATLAEYTQSDQDYYDVSLVDGFNIPLSINPTNAQCTAPACKADVNAVCPAELKVAGGCKSACVAFQTDQYCCTGSYTNSCPATNYSMIFKQQCPQAYSYAKDDTATFACPSGTDYTIVFCP